CCCTGCGGTGTCTCACGAGTCCCTTCGGCGATCGCTGCTGATTGAATACAGTGCGCCAATCGCACGATCGCCCGTTCCGAAGCTAATCCATGCACCACTTGATGCAGATGTTGGAGGCGTTCGGTCAACACAGCAATGATTTGCAAGGCTAATTCTGGCGTGTTTTGAATCATGTCTAACAAAGCAGGGCGCTCAATGGTAAGAATCTGAGAGTCTTGCATCGCCACAACCGTTGCTGGAGCAGTGCTATTACCAAAGAGAGCGGGAGCCGCAAACAGTTCACCAGCAGGTAAGGTTCGGAGAATGGTTTCCTTCCCAGTTGATGCCATTTTCTTGACTTCAATTCTGCCACTGAGAACCGCAAAGAGTTGAGGGGGTAGGCGATCGCCCTCATGTAAAATAATTGCTTCACGGGCATAGTTTTTGACCAAGGCATGGGGTTGTAACTGCTGCAACTGACCATGATCCAGCCTAGATAAAATTAAGATTTTTTGGAGTTGCTCAACCGTTGCTGGCATCCTTAAAACTACCCTGAACAAATGAGTGGGAATGATTTCTCCAATTTTACGATTTCTCTGCCAATTATGAGCTAGATCAAAGACATTGTTGGTCGCATCTGTCAGAGTAAAGGTAATTCAAATTTATGGAGTCAACTCTATGACTCTTACATCTAACCAGGAGAATGATCATGACTTCTACACAAGCCTTCACAACCCAACTGCATGAGCAAGCTAACTATAATAAATCTGGCGTTCAGCGCCAAGTTTTAGTCAAAAATGATCAAGCACAATTCTCACTCGTTTGTCTAACAGCAGGGACAAGCATCCCAGAACACTCCACCCCCCGCAATGTTTCAGTAACCATCATTGAAGGTAGTGGCTCTCTTACTTTGGCAGGACAGGAAATCGCCTTGCAACCTGGAGTATTTGTCTATATCCCAGCAAAAGCTCCTCACTCCCTGCGAGCATTGGAAAATCTTGCCTTTCTCCATACCTAGAGTCCTAGAAGCTTTTTGGCATATTGACATTTTAAGTCAATTTTTTCGACGTTTTTAGTCACTGTTTTGGGATTAGGGTGGCGAGTATTCTAAAACTATTAAAAGTTCCACTCCTGATAAACACAGATTCTCAAGAGGAACAAGAAGATGACAGTATTACGCAGTCAAGCAGGTGAAAACTTACAAGTATTAACTGATCGCATCTGTATCAAATTCAAATCTGCTGATTCACCCAACCAGATGGCGGTAATGACGGTGGATGTTCCCGCAGATGGTTGCGTTCCTCCCCATATCCATGACAAAGAGGAAGAAAGCTATTTTATGTTGCAAGGTTCAATAGTCATGCAGTTAGGCAACCAAGAATTCACAATTGAACCCGGTGATTTTGTTCATGTCCCCCCAGGAACAATACACGGCTACAAGAACCCTTCCCCTCAATGCGCTCGTTTCCTCGCATGGACTATTGGTGGAGCAATTGACGATTTTTTTACAGAAATGGCTGAAAAAGTGCAAGAGATACCTGACGATTTACCTAAGATGTCTGCAATCCTGGAGAAGTATGGTGTTCAGATGGTTCAACCATCACTAGCATGAGTAGAAGTTTGAGATTAAAGGGGAATGATTGCCTAAAAGTAATGCCTTAGTTGCAAATTAATATTCTTTGTCGTGTTTAAATTTTTTCTCATCGGTGGAAGTAAGGAATAGGTTTTGTATGGAACCTGAGTTCGGGATAAGGAAAGGGACAGGTAGTAAGCTGAAAATAACGTAAAATCCAGCACCTGCCCTATGTTTAGTTTAGAAGAATTGTTCTGCCACGTAGATGATTTCTGTCAAAGATTTGAAGCCCAATGGCATAAAACCCTATTACAACATGGAGGAATCAAACGAGTTCGTTCAAAAAGCATGTCTTTAAGCGAAATCATGACAATTCTGATTGCGTTTCACCAAAACCATTATCGAAATTTTAAGCATTTTTATATCGAATACGTACAAGAAAAATGGGGTAGTGCATTTCCAGGACTTCCCAGCTATCAGCGATTTGTGGAATGGACACCATCAGTTCTCATCCCTCTATGCGCATACTTGAAGCATTGTTTTGGAAAATGCACGGGTATTGGTTTTGTTGATTCAACCAGTTTGAAGGTCTGCCATAATCGTCGAATCCCAAGAAATAAGGTATTTAAGGGTTTTGCGGCTAGGGGTAAGACTTCTGTAGATTGGTTTTATGGTTTTAAGCTCCATATCGTAGTTAGCGATCGCGGTGAAATCTTAAATGCTATCGTGACTCCTGGTAATATTGATGACCGCAAACCCATTCCTGATTTACTGAGTGGGCTTTTTGGGAAAATTTTTGCTGACCGAGGTTATGTATCCAAAGAATTGGCTGACAAGCTTTTCAAAGAATTCGGGATTGAATTTTTCGCCAAGCCACGTCGCAATATGAAAAATCATCTGATGCGCTTTCATGACAAACTTTTGTCGCGTAAGCGCTCAATTATCGAGACAATCAACGACCAACTCAAAAACATTTCTCAAATCGAACATTCTAGGCATCGAAGTCCTGTTAATTTCTGCATTAATGTCCTGTGTGGATTAATCGCCTATTGCCATCAACCGAAGAAGCCTAGCCTTCAGATGGACTGAGTCTTATCCAATCTGCTTAACCCGAACTCAGGTTATGGAGGAAAGATGATGAACGAGATTGTATTTAAGTCTGCGGTGGAATTAGCTCAGATGATTAGCGATCGCCAAGTTTCAGCAATGGAAGTGCTAGAAGCTCATTTAGCACAAATTGCTCGCTACAACTCCAAACTTAATGCCATTTGTACCCTAGATGAAGCCAACGCCCGCATCAAAGCCAAACAAGCAGATGAGGCTCTTGCTAAGGGTGAGAATTGGGGCGCATTACATGGTGTACCAGTGACGATTAAAGACATTTTTGAAACGGCTGGACTCCGTACCACCGCAGGATATATTCCCCTCAAGGATTATATTCCTCAAGAAGATGCTACCGTCGTTGGCAGACTCAAAGCAGCAGGAGCGATAATTCTCGGCAAGACAAACATGGCAGAACTTGCCGCAGACTATCAAAGCATCAATTCTCTGTTTCCCTCCGTTAATAATCCTTGGCATCTTGACTATACCCCCGGTGGCAGTTCTGGAGGTAGTGCAGCAGCGATCGCCGCCGGACTTTCACCCCTCGATTTAGGCAATGATTTTGGTGGATCAATTCGTCAACCAGCCCATTTCTGTGGCGTGTATGGCTTGAAACCGACGGATCGCCGCCTTTCTACCGCAGGTATCATTCCCGAAGTTCCTGGAATGCCTCTGTCTATTCGCCAAATGATGACCGTTGGCTGTTTTGCGCGATCGCTGGCAGACATCCGGCTGGGCTTTTCCCTGATGGTGGGTGCAGATATTCGTCGTCCCGATGTTCCACCCGTTCCCCTTGATACACCTTCAGGCAAATCAATCAAGGATCTAAAAATTGCCTGGAGCGATGAATGGGCGGATATACCAGTTGCCACAGATATCCGTAATGCTATGCACAATATGGCTCAAAAGCTGGCTGAGTCTGGTGTTCAACTAGAACCCTGGCAGCCTCAAAACTTTGATATTGCCAAAATCATGAACCTTTATATGCGGGTGGCAGCCTATAATACCACCTATGCCCAACCGCAGGACCGCTACACCCTCAAGCTAAATTTAGCGTTAATCGCTCGGAGTGCTACCCAAGGTGACAAAAAACTTAGACAATTGGGAGATTTTAGCCGCTTTCTCCCAGAAATACTCAATCCCAGTTTAAAGAGATATTTTGAAGCATTGACAGAGCGCGATCGCTTTATTGGTCAACTTGACCTAGAATTAGAACCTTGGGATGTCTGGTTAGTACCAGTGGCAGCAACTAGCGCATTTACCCATCGTCCGGCTTGGAGTGCGGTGGAAATTGATGGCAGATCCTATCCCTATGGTGTTGCTAATGGCGGTTACAGCATGCCGTTTAATTTAAGTGGACATCCAGCGATCGTCATTCCCATTGGGCAAACTCAAGAAGGATTACCGATAGGAATGCAGATTGTGGGAAAAAGATGGCGAGAGATGGAATTAATCGCGATCGCGCAACAATTAGATCAGATTATTGGCACATTTCAACACCCTCCTTTATTCTGATTTTTGGCGTAATTCTTGACGCACTTGTTGAAGAATTTTCCCTAACTTATTCAAACCTGTACCATCTTTTCCACACCCCCAATAATAATCTCCGGGAGCATTTTCTATAATTTCCTCATCCCCAGTAGACAATAGTAATTCCCTAATCGCACCATGGGTGGAAAATTTTTTCCTCACAGCAAGTAACATAATTCCATCTTTAACTATTTCCCAATCAGAACGTAGGGGTACTTTGCGACTACGTCCTAATTCTGCTGCTTGTTTTGGCGTATGAGCATTACGGATTTTTTCCTGATAATCTAAATCTAAAAATTTTTGTCCCTGGAAATAATGCTCGACAGTCATCCACCAAAGTCCATCTAATTCTACTCCATGACGGGAAAAGTTAGAAAAAGCGCCGTATTCTTCTATCGTTGTATAAAAATAGATTGGCATACACAGAGTTATTATGAAAGTTAAGCTAGGTAGATAATAAACAAAAAATTTTGACCACAAAGAATTAGTTGACTAGTTCTACAATCAAATTAGTCTACCGAGTATTTGACTAATGACTCCAAACCAGGAAATTAATCTACCCTACTTTGACCATCTCCTGACGAGTTTCCAACAAGGAAACAATGATATGGTGACAATTTTTGGTCGTCATGTCCACTGGGGTTACTGGGAAAATCCCAATTCCGCAGATGGTTCACCCCAGGATTTTGCCCAAGCAGCAGAAAACCTCTCTCGACGAGTCTGTGATGCAGGGGAAATTAGCGATGGAATGCGTGTTTTAGATTGCGGTTGTGGTTTCGGGGGAACCATTGCTAGTCTCAATGAGCGCTTTACAAATATGCAATTAGTCGGGTTAAATATTGATGCTCGACAGCTTACCAGAGCCAGAGAACTAGTTCATCCTCGTTCTAATAATTCTATCGAATTTGTTGAAGGAGATGCCTGTCAACTCCCCTTTGCAGATAATTCCGTAGATCGAGTTTTAGCAGTGGAATGTATATTTCATTTCCCCAGTCGTCAGCGTTTTTTCCAGGAAGCATGGCGAGTTTTAAAACCCGGTGGTAAGTTAGCAATCTGTGATTTTGTCCCCCTGCAAGCTCTGCAACCGTTTCTGCAATTAGGGGGTAAAATCTTGAAACCAAAAATTGGTAGTTATTATGGTGACGTGGATACTAGCTATACCCTCTCTGCTTACCGAGAACTGGCAAAAACCGTAGGCTTTACACCCCTAGTCACCGAAGATATTACCACAAACACCCTACCTACCTATCCTGTAGTACGTCAGATGCAATTAGATGATGGCAATATCGAGTCGGAAAAAGCGACTGCGGTGGCAGAATGGTTAGGTCGCTGGGGTATTATTCGCTACTTGATTTTATCCTACAGTAAATAATATCAGCTAGGGTCAGGGGGCTAAATTACTCCCCACCCTTGATGTGACGCACTTCCACAACGGTATGCACATTTCCCCGTGGTGTAAAGTCTGTCTTGACGATCGCCTCTAGGGGGTCACAAGCAGCCACAAAATCATCGAGAATTTGATTAGCTGATTCTTCGTGGGAAATATAGCGATCGCGGTAACTATTAATATAAAGTTTTAAAGCTTTTAACTCCACTACTTTTTCATCAGGAACGTAGGTGATGTAAATAGTGGCAAAATCGGGATAACCGGAAAAGGGACACTTACAAGTAAATTCCGGCAAGGTAATCTCAATATTGTAACGTCGTCCAATACGTGGATTTGGAAAAGTGATTAACTTTCCTTCCTGAATTTCCCGCTCACCATACTTGATTTCTTGATTTGTCATACCGATTAGAAATTTGAGATTTGAGAGTGGGGATGGGGAATTTGCAATCAACTTACCCTTATCCCTCCCAGTCTGGACAATGTTCATCTTGCCAACCATGGGGATGCATCCCACAAACTAATAAGTTACCACCATAAGCTTGACCATGGTAGTGATGACAACCGACACAAGCAGGATTTTTCTCTGGTGTTGCGTCTACAGAATAGGGAAAAGCTGGATCCACATCGAAATCATCACTAACTATATCTTCCAACTCCCAGTAAAAATCTAATATCGGTTCGGCTAATTCTTGCAAATACTGATCTACTTCAGTGGCTATAGTATTCTGTACTTGCTCTGTCATCTCTTCCGTAAACTCAAAAAAGGTATCCACCATTTCATTTACCTCTAGGAAGAAACGTTCCACCTCATCCGCTACCGTTTGTACTGCATTGAATAAATCTTTTTGCCACTGTTCCATATGCTTTTCCAAGTCCTAACTGGGTTTTTACGGAGGACGCTGGTATCAAGGGGAAGTTGACAGCAAAACGAGATACCCAAAAAAGCTCACCAACTTACCACCACCAAGTATCCATAGACGCGCTACTCCAAGTATGTAGCGTCACACCTTGATAATCTGATGTTGCCTAGGGATTTCGCGATAAAAATTCCCATGCTGATACTAGATTAGTCTACTTTTGGTCACGTTGTAGATTCTTCAGTTCATTTTGCAAATCTAAAACCTGTTGCCGTAAAGTATCTACATTCCCAGTTGGGGGAGATTCTTTCTGAGTTGGTTGCTCGTCTTCTTCTAATATTTCGATGCGACGCGGTTCTGAAGGGGGCGCTTTGTCGCTGGTTTCGCTATTATTAACTTGCTGTTGCTGCGCTTGCCTCATCATATCTTCGACGAAACGACGAGCTTCTTCCGTGGTCATTTCACCCTTTGCCACCATTTCATCTGCCAGCTTTTGTAGTTGTGATGGCAACTCTCCTAAAGTTCCGCCAGCTTTCTCGCCTGCATAGGAAGCTAGACCGACACCGAGGTAAAAAGCTTTTTTAACAATATCTCCAAAACCTGGCATTGCTGCTAATCAGACTCCTAGACAATGGGCGATTCAGAAAAAGGGTGACCCGGAGACTACGCCTACCACAAGCATCCCGTGTTGCTGCTACCTTCCGGTCCTGACAAGATTTAGGCGTTGCAGCCGCATAGATCCGAGTCAATATCTAGTATAGCATGAAAATGCTACAAATGGGAACTATTCAACAACAATCCGCCATTCATACAGTTTATAAATTACACAACTATTGGCTACCAAAGGGTCACGGGCGACTATTGCCTCTGCTTCACTCATGGAATCGGCTTCAAATATCATCATCCCACCCCCTTTTTGCCCCCAATACCCTGTTTTTGCTTTATACCCTTTGGCGATTAAATCTCGTACATAGTCCTTGTGGGCGGGTACGTACTGGTCAAAGCTGGCTTTGTCAAGTATTCCTGCTTCGATTTTCACAAACGTTGGCATTCTGCTTAAAACCTCTTCCTGAATAACACTTCTGACTCTTTTATTACTATTTTGAGTAGCATTTGAGTAGCAAATCATCAAAAGTATGAATATTCTGCCTCAACCACCTTGGGGTAGGAGTCAGTAGAGCGGCGTAAATATATTGTTGGAATAAGGCAAAGGAGCAGGGAGAGAAAGAGCTTGAGGATTATTTAACTTTCTTCACATAAGTAGAACGGCTTAAATAATTCACGCTATGTCATTGCGAATGAAACGAAGTGGAATGAAGCAATCGCAACGGTTTTGACGATTTTACAATCTGTTACATAGTTAGGTTTATTCTCACTGACTTACTTAGTTTGGTTTGATTGCACCGACTGACTTAACTCAACTTTGCTGCCAACCAATTACGGAAGTTAGGATGATACAACCTGTATCGAATTTCCTTGTCTACTTGATGCTGTTGTAAAAATTCAAACCAAGTTTCCAAAACTTCTTCCACATCGAATATATCTGCATCAATAGTTGGTGGGTTTGTCTGGTGAATCCTTTGCAGTATGGTACTTGCCGATATACCTTCATTTTCGGCAGTTGCGAGAACCTGCAATATTTTCATGGCAATATCTGAGAAACCCTCACCTTGCATTTGCTGCCAATGTTGGGTAAATGCTGCGTCAGTATCCCAGTTTTTTAAGTCATGTTGGGATAAATCAAGAATTTGGGATGGTGCTTCGATTAATAAACCCGATTTTTCGGTTTTGAAGGGACGACGGGTAAGGAGGAAATAAATACCTGGGGGAAGATATCGGGGGAGATATAACAGGTTTGTTCCTAGGGGTTGGTTGTTGGGGTTAATTGTATCTAGTGCATCAATGGCTATTATTAGCTTTTGGTTAGGTGCGAGTTCGTCGCTAATTTGTTGAAGTAATAACGATAAAAACCAACTTCCCTCCGTTGCATTATCGGGAAGAATCCCCCTCTGTCCCCCCGTGTACGTGGGGAAGTTAGAATCTTGCTCCCTCTGTTTCTCTGTATATGGTGGGAAGTTGGAATCTTGCTCCCTCTGTTTCTCTGTATATGGTGGGAAGTTGGAATCTTGCTCCCTCCCCGCTAGCGGGGAGGGTTGGGGTGGGGTGATCGACGAATTATGGAACTTTTCAATTAATTGACTACAAACATATTTAAGAAAATCTTCTGCGGTGTTTTTGCCTTCGATTTGGGCATTGTAATAGATAATTTTAATATCTGGATGAGAATTATAACTAGCAAATTGAGCCAGGATAGCACTTTTACCGCTACCGGGAGAACCAACGATGGTGAAATAACCCCGGTTATATTTATGTAAAAAATCATCAATTGCGACAAAGATAAATTCGCAGTTAGTAAAATTTTGGCTTTTTTCTAATATTATTTTTTGGAATTGGGAAGCTAATTGAGGTGAGGTGTTCATGACTGTACCTCAACATCCTTGCAATCGGAGGAAATGCAATCTTCCTGATGCATCACCCAATGCTATTACGACACCATCGAAAGTGATTATTGCACAACATCTAATTTCACTTTCACCTGTAAAGCTACCAATAAATTTTTTCCCAAAAGCATCCCATATCTTAATACATTCGTTACCTGAAGACCAAATCTGAAGCATTCCATCATAAGTTGTAGCGAGAAGACAAGGTGAACTATCACTAATATTATGAAGGGTACATTCTGCATCAATACATTTAATTTCAAAAACTCTGTAATTCTCATAATTACCAAAAGTAGTTGCTGATTGACTTTTTCCCGTAAAGCTATATTCATTATTCCAATTTTGCACGTTCCATAATTTAATATTGTCATCTTTAGCAGCAGAAATTAGATACTCCCCATTAGGTGTAAATGCAACTAATTCTACGGAATCACTGTGACTTGGTTTCATGGAATCATAAATATCAAATAATTCTTGATTGACAAATTTTTCTAATTCCCATACTTTGATAGTATGGTCATTTGAAAAATGAGAAATATTACTTCCCGATCCAGAAATTATACTTTTAGAATCAGAAGTTGCAGTAACAGCAAGAACGGAACCAGTGTGGTTATAAATAATAGCTTCATTTTCCCAAGTCTCTATTTTCCAAATCTTGAGAGTTTTATCGTCCGACACGGAAATTATTCTTTTTCCATCTGAAGTAATAGATATAGCACGTACTGAATTCCTATGAGCTTCCAATATACGCTCTTTCTTCAAAGTATCAATATTCCAAATAGTAATAGTTCCATTATGCAAACCACAAATAAGTATTTTTTTTCCAGAAATAGCTAAAATAGAACATATTATATCTCTATCATTAAGAGTAAATTCTTCTTTTCCTGTTTCTAAATTCCACCCCTTAATAATATTATTATATGAGCCTGAAACTAACAAACTTTTATTATTGTGGCTAATGATTGTCATTGCCTGTACTGAAGCGGTATGACCAACAAATGTATGTAACACCTCGCCACTTTTTAAATTCCAAACTCTAATAGAAGTGTCAGATGATGCGGAAACTATTTTGGAGCCGTCAGGAGTTAGTACAATTGCATTAACCGAACTTCTATGACCAGTTAGAGCAAAAATTTCTTTTCCTGTGATTAATTCCCAAACTTTGATTGTATTGTCAGAAGAACCAGAAACGATGTATTTGTCATCATGGCTCAATGAGACTGCATTAACCCAGTCGCTGTGACCAGTTAGAGTCAAAATTTCTTTTCCTGTGACTAATTCCCAAACTTTGATTGTATTATCAGAAGAACCAGAAACGATGTATTTGTCATCATGGCTCAATGAGACTGCATTAACCGAAGCTGTATGACCAGTCAGGGTGCGAACTAACCCGTTACCAGGAGGAGTTAAGCTAGCAGTAAGAGGACGCAACCAAGTAATTTCGGTTTGTGATATTTGTTGAAATAATTTTTGAATTGTTACTTGTTCTTCAAAAGGTAATAAACGTCCCGTTAATTGTCCTGGTAATTGCTTTGTATCTTGATTTAAAACATGTGCCGATAGTCGCAAAGCTTCTTTAATTAATTTTAAATCTTTGAGAGTTTCGGGATTATATCCTTGTTTATTTCCCAATTTCTCATTCTCGATTAACTCATAATCTTCAATTGCTGCTTGCACTCCAAACAGGAAATGATTAATTTTTGCCTCTATGAAATCATAATTACTCAATAAATCACAACATTTATGAATCTCCCCACCATCTAACAATAAACGCGGGCTTTCACCTAGAAAATGTTCGATTTCTTCCGGTGATTTTTCTGCCAACCAAGCGCGAAGATTACTCATAAAATAACCCCCTCGGTCATATTCTTGGCAACTTCAGCGCTAATATCAGGTAAATTTATCCCCGCAGCTTGAACAATATCTCGACGGTGTAAAAAATCTCGAAAACTCTCATGGTAAAATCGATAGCGGGGTGGTTGATAGATTTCCTGTTTCTGTAAAAATTGCGCCCATCCATCCAGAACTTCTTGCACAGTCAATGCATTCTGCTTGGAATATTTAGCAATCACTTCACGGGAAGCAGCACTACGCAAAGCACACATAACATAAACAATTTTGATTTTATTTTTCGGTAAAGGTTTAGCTGTCATCCCCATAATATGCCAGTGGTTTTCGTAATATCCTTGCAATCCCACAGGCAATTCATCCAAGGGTTTATCATGATAGTAACCTTCAGCAATCGCGGGTAAAATACACCGCAAATACATAAAGTTATTTTCACTGTTCACAGCAATTATCTCAACAAAATACTCACAAGAAATATGACTTTCCATATGATCTTGCTGCTCAATCCATTTAACTAAACCCTGCTGATATTTGCTATCGGCTAATAATTCTCGAATATACTCTTTGACATCCTGCACACTTTCTTGGATTTTCTCTCTCAAATCTAATTCTTGAGTGGGAGTGCTGGGGGAAAGATTCAGCCTTTTTTCATTCTGATTATAGGGTCTTCTAGTGAGGACAAAGTAAACCCCGTCGGGGAGAATTGTTGGTAAATATAATATATTTGCTGTTCCTTCCTGGTCAACTTCATCCAGGGCATCCACAACAATAATTAATCGTTCTCCAGTGAATAACTTTTCCTTTGCTTTAGTCAATAAAATTGATAAATCTGCATCAGCAACATCTAGTAATTGAAACCGAGCTATTAGCTGTTGGCGAATTCTCTTCAAAAATATTTCTGGACGATTATTTCCCTCAGCACGAATATTAAAAAAACAAATAGTTTCTGGATTATCTAATACATACTTTGCAGAAATGGCGCTTTTACCCATCCCCGCATCACCAATAATAGTGAAATAGCCATTGGGATTATTTTGTAAGAAATCCTCAATCGCATCAAATACAAATTTTCGTCCACAAAATAGCTCAGTTTTTTCGTAAATTAGTCGCTCAAACTCTGGTGGTAACTGCCGTTGAGGATACC
The Calothrix sp. 336/3 DNA segment above includes these coding regions:
- a CDS encoding Crp/Fnr family transcriptional regulator; this encodes MPATVEQLQKILILSRLDHGQLQQLQPHALVKNYAREAIILHEGDRLPPQLFAVLSGRIEVKKMASTGKETILRTLPAGELFAAPALFGNSTAPATVVAMQDSQILTIERPALLDMIQNTPELALQIIAVLTERLQHLHQVVHGLASERAIVRLAHCIQSAAIAEGTRETPQGLLLCAHLPYAQIAGTIGITYEECARLFKQIQGIVEYSRGGKIFVLDWAKLGAIAEGSWES
- a CDS encoding cupin domain-containing protein, producing MTSTQAFTTQLHEQANYNKSGVQRQVLVKNDQAQFSLVCLTAGTSIPEHSTPRNVSVTIIEGSGSLTLAGQEIALQPGVFVYIPAKAPHSLRALENLAFLHT
- a CDS encoding cupin domain-containing protein, coding for MTVLRSQAGENLQVLTDRICIKFKSADSPNQMAVMTVDVPADGCVPPHIHDKEEESYFMLQGSIVMQLGNQEFTIEPGDFVHVPPGTIHGYKNPSPQCARFLAWTIGGAIDDFFTEMAEKVQEIPDDLPKMSAILEKYGVQMVQPSLA
- a CDS encoding IS982 family transposase yields the protein MFSLEELFCHVDDFCQRFEAQWHKTLLQHGGIKRVRSKSMSLSEIMTILIAFHQNHYRNFKHFYIEYVQEKWGSAFPGLPSYQRFVEWTPSVLIPLCAYLKHCFGKCTGIGFVDSTSLKVCHNRRIPRNKVFKGFAARGKTSVDWFYGFKLHIVVSDRGEILNAIVTPGNIDDRKPIPDLLSGLFGKIFADRGYVSKELADKLFKEFGIEFFAKPRRNMKNHLMRFHDKLLSRKRSIIETINDQLKNISQIEHSRHRSPVNFCINVLCGLIAYCHQPKKPSLQMD
- a CDS encoding amidase, with the protein product MNEIVFKSAVELAQMISDRQVSAMEVLEAHLAQIARYNSKLNAICTLDEANARIKAKQADEALAKGENWGALHGVPVTIKDIFETAGLRTTAGYIPLKDYIPQEDATVVGRLKAAGAIILGKTNMAELAADYQSINSLFPSVNNPWHLDYTPGGSSGGSAAAIAAGLSPLDLGNDFGGSIRQPAHFCGVYGLKPTDRRLSTAGIIPEVPGMPLSIRQMMTVGCFARSLADIRLGFSLMVGADIRRPDVPPVPLDTPSGKSIKDLKIAWSDEWADIPVATDIRNAMHNMAQKLAESGVQLEPWQPQNFDIAKIMNLYMRVAAYNTTYAQPQDRYTLKLNLALIARSATQGDKKLRQLGDFSRFLPEILNPSLKRYFEALTERDRFIGQLDLELEPWDVWLVPVAATSAFTHRPAWSAVEIDGRSYPYGVANGGYSMPFNLSGHPAIVIPIGQTQEGLPIGMQIVGKRWREMELIAIAQQLDQIIGTFQHPPLF
- a CDS encoding NADAR family protein — encoded protein: MPIYFYTTIEEYGAFSNFSRHGVELDGLWWMTVEHYFQGQKFLDLDYQEKIRNAHTPKQAAELGRSRKVPLRSDWEIVKDGIMLLAVRKKFSTHGAIRELLLSTGDEEIIENAPGDYYWGCGKDGTGLNKLGKILQQVRQELRQKSE
- a CDS encoding class I SAM-dependent methyltransferase; protein product: MTPNQEINLPYFDHLLTSFQQGNNDMVTIFGRHVHWGYWENPNSADGSPQDFAQAAENLSRRVCDAGEISDGMRVLDCGCGFGGTIASLNERFTNMQLVGLNIDARQLTRARELVHPRSNNSIEFVEGDACQLPFADNSVDRVLAVECIFHFPSRQRFFQEAWRVLKPGGKLAICDFVPLQALQPFLQLGGKILKPKIGSYYGDVDTSYTLSAYRELAKTVGFTPLVTEDITTNTLPTYPVVRQMQLDDGNIESEKATAVAEWLGRWGIIRYLILSYSK
- the queF gene encoding preQ(1) synthase yields the protein MTNQEIKYGEREIQEGKLITFPNPRIGRRYNIEITLPEFTCKCPFSGYPDFATIYITYVPDEKVVELKALKLYINSYRDRYISHEESANQILDDFVAACDPLEAIVKTDFTPRGNVHTVVEVRHIKGGE
- a CDS encoding phasin family protein, producing MPGFGDIVKKAFYLGVGLASYAGEKAGGTLGELPSQLQKLADEMVAKGEMTTEEARRFVEDMMRQAQQQQVNNSETSDKAPPSEPRRIEILEEDEQPTQKESPPTGNVDTLRQQVLDLQNELKNLQRDQK
- a CDS encoding YciI family protein — encoded protein: MPTFVKIEAGILDKASFDQYVPAHKDYVRDLIAKGYKAKTGYWGQKGGGMMIFEADSMSEAEAIVARDPLVANSCVIYKLYEWRIVVE
- a CDS encoding WD40 repeat domain-containing protein; this translates as MSNLRAWLAEKSPEEIEHFLGESPRLLLDGGEIHKCCDLLSNYDFIEAKINHFLFGVQAAIEDYELIENEKLGNKQGYNPETLKDLKLIKEALRLSAHVLNQDTKQLPGQLTGRLLPFEEQVTIQKLFQQISQTEITWLRPLTASLTPPGNGLVRTLTGHTASVNAVSLSHDDKYIVSGSSDNTIKVWELVTGKEILTLTGHSDWVNAVSLSHDDKYIVSGSSDNTIKVWELITGKEIFALTGHRSSVNAIVLTPDGSKIVSASSDTSIRVWNLKSGEVLHTFVGHTASVQAMTIISHNNKSLLVSGSYNNIIKGWNLETGKEEFTLNDRDIICSILAISGKKILICGLHNGTITIWNIDTLKKERILEAHRNSVRAISITSDGKRIISVSDDKTLKIWKIETWENEAIIYNHTGSVLAVTATSDSKSIISGSGSNISHFSNDHTIKVWELEKFVNQELFDIYDSMKPSHSDSVELVAFTPNGEYLISAAKDDNIKLWNVQNWNNEYSFTGKSQSATTFGNYENYRVFEIKCIDAECTLHNISDSSPCLLATTYDGMLQIWSSGNECIKIWDAFGKKFIGSFTGESEIRCCAIITFDGVVIALGDASGRLHFLRLQGC
- a CDS encoding helix-turn-helix domain-containing protein translates to MRESDKVQSSEEGKARLKQAYKEAKLTQEELASQANVSVDTVKRLLGTKDCPNGVERQAVKNIAKVLKMEPTDIVDVKDWYPQRQLPPEFERLIYEKTELFCGRKFVFDAIEDFLQNNPNGYFTIIGDAGMGKSAISAKYVLDNPETICFFNIRAEGNNRPEIFLKRIRQQLIARFQLLDVADADLSILLTKAKEKLFTGERLIIVVDALDEVDQEGTANILYLPTILPDGVYFVLTRRPYNQNEKRLNLSPSTPTQELDLREKIQESVQDVKEYIRELLADSKYQQGLVKWIEQQDHMESHISCEYFVEIIAVNSENNFMYLRCILPAIAEGYYHDKPLDELPVGLQGYYENHWHIMGMTAKPLPKNKIKIVYVMCALRSAASREVIAKYSKQNALTVQEVLDGWAQFLQKQEIYQPPRYRFYHESFRDFLHRRDIVQAAGINLPDISAEVAKNMTEGVIL